A region of the Pseudoprevotella muciniphila genome:
TAGTCAAATGAAAGCCAAAACACATTTCCTGCTGCTCGACGCTTTGCGTGGTGTAGCGGCACTGATTGTGCTGGTTTATCATTTTTTTGAGGGTTTCGCCACATCTTCGCAGGACCAGATGTGCAACCACGGCTATCTTGCCGTCGATTTCTTCTTTATCCTTTCGGGGTTTGTGATAGGCTATGCCTACGACGACAGATGGAAGACAATGAGCATGGGCACATTCTTCAAGCGGCGACTCATACGTCTGCATCCGATGGTCATCGCAGGAGTGCTGATTGGTGCTGCAACATTTGTTCTGCAAGGCAGTGAGCATTGGGACGGCACAAAAGTGAGCACTTCGATGCTGATGTTGGCAATGTTGCTCAACCTCTTCATGTTGCCCGTCTTTCCCGGCATGGGACCGGAAGTGCGCGGCAATGGCGAAATGTTTCCGTTGAATGGGCCCAACTGGTCGCTCTTTTTTGAATATATAGGTAACATCTGCTACGCCATTTTCATCCACCGGCTGTCCACGAAAGTCCTCACAGGGTTGGTCGTCATTTTGGGAGCAATGCTCGGAGCATATTGTTTGTTCAATATGTCGGGCGATTGGCATCTTGGGGTAGGGTGGAGCATGGACAGCTGGGGATTTCCCGGCGGGCTGCTCAGAATGCTCTTTTCATATACTTTGGGCATGTTGTTGTCGCGTAAGTTCCGCCCTTGTCGTGCACCGGGTGCTTTCGGCATAAGCACGTTTATTCTGGTGGCATTGCTGCCGTTGCCTTTCCTCGGAGAGGTGTATAATGCGCTTTTCGAGTTCTTTTGCATAGCGGCAGTCTTCCCGTTCGTAGTTTGGTATGCTGCATCAGGCAGTGTGAGCGGAAAGGTTTCGAAGAAAGTATGCACGTTCCTAGGCGACATATCCTATCCGGTTTATGTGGTACACTATCCTTTCATGTATCTCTTCTACGACTGGGTGTGGGACAACAAGGTACCGCTCGCCCAGGCCTGGCCCTACGGGGTGCTCGTCATCGTGGGGTCTGTATTGCTCGCATGGGTGCTACTCAATGTTTATGACAAGCCCGTTCGGAAATGGATGGGAAATAGGTTGACATAGAACACCCCGCAAAGACGTGGCGACTTACGCAAAACCTATAATTTTCTCATTATGAAATAAATGTGTATTTTTGCAATAGATAAAAACCTGTTAAGGGATAAATATAATTTAATATGAAGAGAATAACGATCCTTATCCTAACCATCATTGTCTCAACAATTTCGTTGATGGCGCAACCTTCCAATTCCAGTTCTTCTAATCCTGTTTGGTACATGATTAAGTGTGTGAATGGTGGTGGTTTTCTTACTACTCAAGGTAGTGGAAACATTATCACAACAGCCAAGGGAATAGGCTCCAGTGCCCAATTCTTTCGTTTTGAGGATAATGGAGACAATACTTGCACAATCATTAGCAAGGACGGGTTGACGCTTTATGCTGAAAGTGTGGCAAGGTCAGGCAAAATATACGCCGCAACCTCTGCCACAGGCAACAACAAATTCAAAATCGTAAAAAAGACAAATGGGTTTGAAATTCAGCCCGCCACGTCCTCTGCCATAGCCTTCAACCAGTTTGGCGGAACAGCCATCGGCAATCAAATAGGACTCTGGGACACTAACGACACGGGCAACCTGATGACTTTCCTTGCAGAAGATGATCCGACTGTCGAAGCCCTTGTTGAAGCAGCAAAGGATGCTGAAGAGCAGAAGGCACAAATGGCAGAAGGTGCAGCGAAGGGCTTCCACGTCATACCTTTCCCTAAGAAAGCGATACTTGGAAACAAAATCGACATCGACCAAAATATCATTCTCGCCACTATCGAAAAGGCTGCAACCATCCTCACAGGAAAGGTGGACAACATTACCTTCGCAACAGACAACACTATTGCCCCGGAAGGATATAAACTTACTGTAACAGAAAGCAATGCCGTTACTATAACGTCGAGTGCTTCGAGAGGAGCATATTATGGCTTGATGACACTCAAGCAAATGGCACTTACAGATGGCTATTTTGCATGTAACATAGAAGACGCTCCAAAACTTGAACACCGCGGATTGATGCTCGATGTGGCTCGCCATTTCTTTGATATGGACGAGGTGAAGAAGATTATCGACGTGATGTCGCTCTACAAACTCAACCGCTTCCATTGGCACCTTACCGATGACCAAGGCTGGCGTGTGGAGATACCTGAATACCCCTTGCTCACCGAAGTGGGAGCCATCAGAAAGGCCTCGCTTGTCAACAGCATTGGCTATAATGGCTTGTATGACGATACAGAATATGGTCGCGGCTGCTATTACACTCTTGACCAACTGCGCGAGATAGTGGAATACGCAAAAAACAAGCAAGTGGACATCATGCCAGAAATAGACCTACCGGGACACATGGTTGCTGCCATTGCATCCTATCCTGAACTCTCTTGCGACCCTGCGAAGAGTTATGAAGTGCGGGTGGAGGCTGGCATCTCATCTGACCTGCTGGCAGTACACAAAAGTGGTACAATGGATTTCCTCAAATGTGTGCTTGGACACATAGCAGACGTATTCCCGTTCAAATATATACACATCGGTGGTGACGAATGCAAAGTAACAAGTAGTTCGTGGCAGACGCTCTACAACAATAATGATGTGGAGTTCAGAAGTTTTATGAACAAATATAATCTTTCGTCTGTAAATGATGTGCAGGCATGGCTTGCCGATACGCTCGGAAGATGGATTACGCATAATTATGGTAAGGAAATCATTGTGTGGAACGAAGTGGTAAGCCACTGGCGAGATGGCTATCTCAAGCCAGCAGGGGTTATGGCATATAGTGCGGGCGAAAACTGGGAAAGCAAGGCGGCAGCAAAGGGTATGAAGTCTATTTCAACTCCAACTTTCCCTCTTTATTTTGACATGATGCAGGGCGACACTAAATTAGAGGACCCGTATAGCGGTGGCTATGGCAACAATAGTGTGCCAACCGTTTACAACTATTCCATTCTTGGAGCATACGGATCATATCCCGAATCATACTGTCTTGGCGCACAAGGCAACCTCTGGACTGAAAGTACGAACAAAAACATTGAAGTGGAGCACAACCTCTTTCCAAGAGGCATAGCACTTGCGGAGAATTGCTGGATGCCAGAAAGTGCCAAACTCTACTCCAATTTCCGTACACGTTTGCAGAGTCATGCACCTATCCTCAAAAGTATGGACGTGAAGTATGCCACACAGGAAATTGACGAGAAGACAACTTATGCCGACCTCGTAAAAGAATACTATGCCGACTACCATGCTGATGAAATAGGTTTTCCCGATGCCGCTTCTTATGCACGGTTGAAGAAAGCCATTGACGCCACTGCTTCTGAGGCAGCAATGAAGAATGTGGCTAATCAGTTCAAGATGAAAGTAACCCTGCCTGCAGAGAAAAAACTTGTTAAAATCATTTCTGCTGCTACAAAGTGGGACCAAAGATTCCTTGGTTCGTCCGTATATCTCAAAGACAGCAATTCACTACACATTCACTACACAGAACAGTTTGAGCCGGAAGAATTGTTCTACATGGACATCGCAGGTTCAAAACGCTACAATTTAATCAATGTGGTGGCAGAGAAGAAAATCGATTTGGCTGACGGCAAGGCTTCGCTTGTTGACCCCACATCAAGTACAACATTCATTACGCTCTCGAAACCAGGAACAACTACGTCGGGAAGCACCACAGTGGATTATAAACCAGGTGTGCTACTCATCAGCCAAGGAGACTATGCCTTGTGTACAGACAATACAGGAAATGTCTATTCGGGTACACAAAACTTGACTTATTGTTATCCTACAACCTGGTATATCTTCGAAGTAAAGGATTTTA
Encoded here:
- a CDS encoding beta-N-acetylhexosaminidase, which codes for MKRITILILTIIVSTISLMAQPSNSSSSNPVWYMIKCVNGGGFLTTQGSGNIITTAKGIGSSAQFFRFEDNGDNTCTIISKDGLTLYAESVARSGKIYAATSATGNNKFKIVKKTNGFEIQPATSSAIAFNQFGGTAIGNQIGLWDTNDTGNLMTFLAEDDPTVEALVEAAKDAEEQKAQMAEGAAKGFHVIPFPKKAILGNKIDIDQNIILATIEKAATILTGKVDNITFATDNTIAPEGYKLTVTESNAVTITSSASRGAYYGLMTLKQMALTDGYFACNIEDAPKLEHRGLMLDVARHFFDMDEVKKIIDVMSLYKLNRFHWHLTDDQGWRVEIPEYPLLTEVGAIRKASLVNSIGYNGLYDDTEYGRGCYYTLDQLREIVEYAKNKQVDIMPEIDLPGHMVAAIASYPELSCDPAKSYEVRVEAGISSDLLAVHKSGTMDFLKCVLGHIADVFPFKYIHIGGDECKVTSSSWQTLYNNNDVEFRSFMNKYNLSSVNDVQAWLADTLGRWITHNYGKEIIVWNEVVSHWRDGYLKPAGVMAYSAGENWESKAAAKGMKSISTPTFPLYFDMMQGDTKLEDPYSGGYGNNSVPTVYNYSILGAYGSYPESYCLGAQGNLWTESTNKNIEVEHNLFPRGIALAENCWMPESAKLYSNFRTRLQSHAPILKSMDVKYATQEIDEKTTYADLVKEYYADYHADEIGFPDAASYARLKKAIDATASEAAMKNVANQFKMKVTLPAEKKLVKIISAATKWDQRFLGSSVYLKDSNSLHIHYTEQFEPEELFYMDIAGSKRYNLINVVAEKKIDLADGKASLVDPTSSTTFITLSKPGTTTSGSTTVDYKPGVLLISQGDYALCTDNTGNVYSGTQNLTYCYPTTWYIFEVKDFNAYNQGLIRKCEQWIRKGANGSLTAAALNFLNQYVYTPAKNAAEAGKVSENTYMNLLGLYRMFLNNADKDTMPDITDVKELEMLDNFGNSALYDLSGRLVGKPSQGIYIQNGKKVML
- a CDS encoding acyltransferase family protein, translating into MKAKTHFLLLDALRGVAALIVLVYHFFEGFATSSQDQMCNHGYLAVDFFFILSGFVIGYAYDDRWKTMSMGTFFKRRLIRLHPMVIAGVLIGAATFVLQGSEHWDGTKVSTSMLMLAMLLNLFMLPVFPGMGPEVRGNGEMFPLNGPNWSLFFEYIGNICYAIFIHRLSTKVLTGLVVILGAMLGAYCLFNMSGDWHLGVGWSMDSWGFPGGLLRMLFSYTLGMLLSRKFRPCRAPGAFGISTFILVALLPLPFLGEVYNALFEFFCIAAVFPFVVWYAASGSVSGKVSKKVCTFLGDISYPVYVVHYPFMYLFYDWVWDNKVPLAQAWPYGVLVIVGSVLLAWVLLNVYDKPVRKWMGNRLT